The following proteins come from a genomic window of Pseudomonadota bacterium:
- the guaA gene encoding glutamine-hydrolyzing GMP synthase, which produces MTDIHQARILVLDFGSQFTQLIARRVREAGVYCELHPGDLDAEAVRAYAPNGIILSGGPESATHANQALKPDPSVFELGVPVLGICYGMQIMAAMLGGAVEPSSTSEFGYAEVRARGHSELLRDIEDRRNEAGHGLLDVWMSHGDRVTDLPPDFVCIASTEHAPLSGMANPAKGFYALQFHPEVTHTPQGGAIYRRFVRDICGCAGLWRADTIAEDLVHQMRERVGEDRVLLALSGGVDSSVVAALLHQAIGDQLTCVFVDNGLLRLNEADQVMQAFAHNMGVRVVRVDAADRFLARLEGVSDPEAKRVAIGHQFIAEFEREAAQLEGVRWLAQGTIYPDVIESAGAKTGKAHVIKSHHNVGGLPEHMAFELLEPLRELFKDEVRAVGVALGLPATMVYRHPFPGPGLGVRILGEVSREAADTLRIADDIFISALREHDLYDSVSQAFAVFLPVNSVGVTGDGRRYAPVVALRAVETTDFMTARWSHLPYDLLDEVSRRIINRLPGVSRVVYDISGKPPATIEWE; this is translated from the coding sequence ATGACAGACATCCACCAGGCACGCATCCTCGTCCTGGATTTCGGCTCTCAATTCACCCAGCTCATCGCCCGCCGCGTGCGCGAGGCCGGTGTCTATTGCGAACTGCACCCCGGTGACCTCGATGCCGAGGCCGTGCGCGCGTACGCGCCCAACGGCATCATCCTCTCCGGTGGCCCGGAGTCGGCCACCCACGCGAATCAGGCGCTCAAACCCGACCCGAGTGTGTTCGAACTCGGCGTGCCGGTGCTCGGCATCTGCTACGGCATGCAGATCATGGCTGCGATGCTCGGCGGGGCGGTCGAACCCTCGTCGACGTCGGAGTTCGGCTACGCCGAGGTGCGGGCCCGTGGGCACTCCGAGCTGCTGCGGGACATCGAAGACCGCCGCAACGAGGCCGGCCACGGGCTGCTGGACGTCTGGATGAGCCACGGCGATCGGGTCACCGACTTGCCCCCGGACTTCGTCTGCATCGCGAGCACCGAGCACGCGCCGCTGTCCGGCATGGCAAACCCGGCCAAGGGGTTTTACGCGCTGCAGTTTCACCCCGAGGTCACGCACACACCGCAGGGCGGTGCGATCTACCGCCGTTTCGTGCGCGACATCTGTGGGTGTGCCGGGCTCTGGCGTGCCGACACCATCGCCGAAGACCTGGTGCACCAGATGCGCGAGCGGGTGGGCGAGGACCGCGTGCTCCTGGCCCTCTCGGGCGGGGTCGACTCCTCGGTCGTGGCGGCGTTGCTGCACCAGGCAATCGGCGACCAGCTGACCTGCGTGTTTGTCGACAACGGCCTGCTGCGGCTCAACGAGGCCGACCAGGTCATGCAGGCCTTTGCCCACAACATGGGCGTGCGGGTGGTGCGAGTCGACGCGGCTGACCGCTTCCTGGCCCGCCTCGAAGGCGTCAGTGATCCCGAGGCCAAGCGCGTGGCGATCGGCCACCAGTTCATCGCCGAGTTCGAGCGTGAGGCGGCGCAACTCGAGGGCGTGCGCTGGCTGGCGCAGGGCACGATCTACCCGGATGTGATCGAGTCGGCCGGTGCCAAGACAGGCAAGGCGCACGTGATCAAGAGCCACCACAATGTCGGCGGCTTGCCGGAACATATGGCCTTCGAACTGCTCGAACCGCTCAGGGAATTGTTCAAGGACGAGGTGAGGGCTGTGGGCGTGGCGCTGGGCCTGCCGGCAACCATGGTGTACCGGCACCCGTTCCCGGGGCCGGGACTCGGCGTGCGCATTCTCGGCGAAGTCAGCCGGGAGGCGGCCGACACCCTGCGAATTGCCGACGACATCTTCATTTCGGCGTTGCGCGAGCACGATTTGTACGACTCGGTCTCACAGGCCTTTGCCGTGTTCCTGCCGGTCAATTCCGTTGGCGTCACCGGTGACGGCCGACGCTATGCGCCGGTGGTGGCATTGCGAGCCGTAGAGACAACCGATTTCATGACAGCGAGATGGTCACACTTGCCCTATGATCTTCTCGACGAAGTCTCGCGACGCATCATCAACCGCCTACCGGGTGTGTCGCGGGTGGTCTACGACATCTCCGGCAAGCCGCCGGCGACCATCGAATGGGAGTGA
- a CDS encoding tetratricopeptide repeat protein, whose protein sequence is MGALQARNGTGTGRGPVAGLLLPVLLAVAGCGSVGGGPAATPDVLPVDVPTQKVTHTFDDPQVVIAWRRAEDARAVGNFALAFRHLRSALEIAPDDRALWSRLGEIALRLEQWDAAEKYAMRSNTLKPVPPLLSYRNWLIIVQSREQMRDYDGAEQAKLQARLFKPGI, encoded by the coding sequence ATGGGTGCTCTCCAGGCGCGCAATGGCACGGGCACAGGACGGGGGCCGGTGGCAGGCCTGCTGCTGCCTGTGCTGCTCGCTGTTGCCGGTTGCGGCAGCGTGGGCGGCGGCCCGGCCGCAACGCCCGATGTACTGCCCGTCGATGTGCCGACCCAGAAGGTCACCCACACCTTCGATGATCCGCAGGTCGTGATTGCCTGGCGTCGCGCCGAGGACGCGCGTGCCGTCGGCAACTTCGCGCTCGCATTCCGCCACCTGCGTTCGGCGTTGGAAATCGCGCCGGACGACCGGGCCCTCTGGAGCCGCCTCGGCGAAATCGCCCTTCGCCTCGAGCAGTGGGACGCGGCCGAGAAATACGCCATGCGCTCGAACACCCTCAAACCTGTGCCACCGTTGCTGAGCTACCGCAACTGGTTGATAATCGTGCAATCTCGAGAGCAGATGCGCGACTACGACGGTGCCGAACAGGCCAAGCTGCAAGCGCGTTTGTTCAAGCCTGGAATCTGA